Below is a genomic region from Indicator indicator isolate 239-I01 chromosome 2, UM_Iind_1.1, whole genome shotgun sequence.
AATCAAATTCTAAGGACCAATATTTAGTCTTTGGAGGGCACACCTTCCActtatttctttctgctgctcaaCTTTGCCATGGCCCATGAAAATAGGTTCCACAATCAACAATTTCTAGAGTCCCTGCCCCAGGAGTTCTTCAGGATCAAATAGTTGATTCCATGTGTGGCTACCCTTTTTAATGAACTGACTTTATTCTAATTTAtgtaataaatatattttagtaCAATGCTAAGGTGCAGACTGATTTAAGTCACAGTAAGTTCTCAAAGGACCTGGTCACTGTACATACTGAACTCAGGAAGCACAAAGCCTGCCTCTGAGGAAAGTAagagcacagtgtcacagacaCAGATACAAATGCTTGCTTTAAGGAGGTATCAGGAAACAAAACATGCTTTGTGAAATTCAGAATTGGAGGCCCATTTTTCATGTAAAATCTTGGGAAGTCTCACTGTGTTCTGCTTTAAATGATCCAGAGTAGTTCATAGTATATGAGAAACTGGAACTCTACGTTCTGGAACAAAGACAGCATTGTCATAAATACAGGACCTAATTTCCACTCAGCTTTTGCACATATGAAGCAGGCACTCAAAAGAACTGTCATATGGAGTTAGACTGAAAtattccttttttgttttcactgtaAACAATAGTTTCATTGAACATGCCCTTGCTGTTTTTGAAGTACTGACTAATCAATCATTTTGTATTTACTTTTGCCATTTTACTGCCAATCTAATAAAagcactacaaaaaaaaaaaaaaaagtaaattggTGTGATGATCACTATAACATTGACAGTATTTGCTATCAATGCTATGTGCAGTCTGTTGCCATACCCCTCACAGCTGTATCAGGAATAAATAGCAATTTGTTCATTTAGTAACAGATACCACTAAGTTGTTATATAAGATTTTCAGGTCCCCCATCAGTACATCAGTTTCTCTTTCATTACCtccaaattgaaaaaaaaaaaaattaaatcctagGTAAAGAAGGGTGAAAAAACAGCCAAAGAACCcgactagaaaaaaaaattctacctAATGCAAGTGTCACCTCACCTAACTCGTTTTCTAATAAGCGAATGCAGATATCTCTTCACAGCAAGTTTAGCCAAAAGTTGGCTGTAGACATTGGTGAAAATTCCATCAGCATGCCTTGCATTTCTGAAATGGATAATAAATAAACTCTACAATACAACCTGAGTTCATATCATTTTGATAATGTTCATTTTGCAAGCATACTGCTTTCCTAAAGTTCTCTATTGTACATACTAGATTAACCTAATTTCATTAAACAACTCCCAGATGTTCAAAATACACTTTTTAGTCTACCTGGGAAACGAATCAATTCATCATGCCAGAATGCCAATGCAATCAACATTTCTGCTGACATTCCTACTGCTACCAGTGTTCAACTTGAGgccatgtggggttttttgtaattgtttcttgctttccaatttttcagtttgaaaatgtGACCAATCTTTTGGCACGATTCAAGTAGAACACCAACATTTGCATTTATGATAATAAAGAAACTCACCTATCAATAATTCTGGACAGATCAAAATAGAACTTCTCATTTTCAGGTAGTGTGTTCTGTAAAATATCTGATTCAGATTTAAATGACCCATGGGCATGGTCAGGTTCACTGGCTCCATCAAATGACACTCTGTTTCCCAATCTGTTGGAGAAGGAAACCATGTGATGGACATTCAGCTGAGGACATGTGACACTTCACTGCAGTTTACATTCTGGTTTGTGTCAAAATACACATCTGCCTACTTTAATGAGTAAGGCATTTTAAAGTAACATGGATAAAAATATTACTTTCAGGTATAATTCATGCTAGATGATAACTGACATTGTAGCTCCTCCTCTCTAATGCATATTTTCTAGATATATGTTGTCATTGCATGCAATTTATTTCACAGAACAGTACTTTTGTATGGCAATTACAGGTCAAGGGATGACCATGAAGCTTTTCATAACAAATAAATTTTATATAAATGATGGATGTAATTACTAGCCCCCATCCATGTAAAGTGAAAACAATTCCTGTGACGTACTTACCTTCCAACAAAGACAATATGTGCACTGAAATGCAATGCAAAACAGTTTTTAAGTCTTCTCTAAGGAAAGTCAATGCACCCTCTTCAAAATAAATATGAGTGCAGTCATGTATCTGTGTGtggtttttattcttttatgtttaaattaattttctagtTGCAAGTTAAAAAAGGTTCACAtttcatcttttaaaatgtataaCAGCAACAGTTCTGTCTAAACCAATTTATAATTACTTCACACTTTTGTAAACTGCAGTTATTTGTATTGCATTGTATTATATCAAGGGCAACCTGACTGCATAGCCCCAGCATGGCCCCAGGGGTTTCTTGTAGTTGCTCTAATGTTCTGTGGCAGACAACAGGCTCCCATCCCAACAGTAAACCTGTGTGTGTGACGCTTTATGGAAATCACATACTAAACCTGGGATAGGCTTTAGTCTTCGTAATTTTACAGTCATCTTCATATGTGTTAGTGCTACTTATATATTTTAGGAATGTAAGACTTCAGTCcaggaacaaacaaaaaggcaaatttGCATAAAATAACCCAACGCAAGTCAAGTCACACCTTTTGAAAATCAGTCATTATGCTGTTTTGCTATATAATTTCTCTTTGATCTCTTTATGTCACTTTTAGCTAAATATAAAAACATTCTGCCATCTGATGTAATTTAGTTAGACAACTAATAGCAAGTCTAGCAACTCAAGGCATGCAGCAGCACCAAAACTATCAGTCCATGCAGACCACTCCCTTCATTCAAGATCTAGGAACTTTCAATATGTTCGATTTTGTCTATGTATGTTTCTGGTTTTTAAAAGTTGCATCCACCTAGTCGAGATTCGGAGCTTCCCCGTAAGAAAAGCCGAGACAGCTTTGGTGGACGTGCCCCGTGTCCCGGAGCACATTTCAGCACACACCCATTCATCCTCTATGCCATCTACGTACACGGTGGGCAACACTGCTGCTGGTGTCTCAGAAGGTGTCTGCCTGTCTCAGGGGAACTTTAAAAGGTCAGGCTTGGCTGGCACCAGCGGGGCTTGGCCGGGCGCGCTTGGCCGAAGTATCGGCGTGGAGATGCGCACCCGTCAGTTCCCAATCAAGCAACGCAACACGCAGCGCGGCACTGTGTGCGTGTCGAAAGAGCACAGTGAAAGACTAGCGCTTCTCACAATCCCCTCGCTGAGCGAAACGCGGAGCGGAGCTCAATGCGCGGAGCGGTACACGGCCCTTACCGCGGGAGCGGGGGGAAGGCGGCGCCGCGTGGGGGCAGCGCCCGCACCCGCCAGCAGAGGGCGCTGAGGAGGGCGAGGGCGAGGATGCGCGGGGAGGCGCCGCGGTGCTCCATGGCCACCACCTGCGGAGGAAAGAGCGCAGCCGTCACCCACCGATCGATCCGCCCGCACCCACCGATCCACGCTGGGACTCCTTCAGAGCCACCAGGCTGGACGCGAGAGACGCATCCGGCAGCGGCGTCGCTGTGGCCGGGTAGCTGCCGGCGGGCGGGGAGAGCTGGTGCCCCGAGGGCAGCAGCCCCGGAAGCGGCACCCGGCGTTTAGCgatcttttaaaaaatgcttgtATTTTTAAAGCGGTAAAAAGGAAGGGTCCTTTCCCTTCCCCGGCTGCCCTAGGCCATGAGAGCCGCTCTCCGCGACTCGACGGCCAGGTTGCCTTTCCTGACGGTccggaaggagaaaggaggagaaagggagggatgGGGACATCCTCCTCATCCCTTGTGAAGTTGCCACTGCGGCAGAGGGAAAGTTACTCACGGAGCCACGAGTCTGTCGGTGGGGCTGGCGGGCAGGCGCAGAGCAGAGCGAAGCGAAACGCTGCTGGGGGACCTGCACCCTGCCCGGCTGCCCGGCTGCGCGGTTGCCGGGGAGGCGGTGGCAGCGGCAGCGGAGGAggacaaggaagaagaggagagctTCGTCTCGCCGCACGCTCTGAGCTGCCCGCCGCGCTGCCGCATTTTATAGCGTTTACACGTTTCTGCTTCCGAAGAAGCAATCACGTTACTGGGGAGACGTCACCCTTCCCAAGGGGATGGTCGCTTTGTTCAGGACAGTCAGAGACTTATATTTAACTCATGAGCAGCCGCTCACATtacctctccccttccccccgcCATTATTTGATTTATATTAATGAGTTCGCTTTGGGGGTAGCAGGGCCCCGTCGGCAGCGCGATTCCGCCTCGCAAGGCAGGAGAGCAAAGGACAGCGGGGGCCACGCCGCAAGGTGCACCCCTGCCCGCACccaggaaggcagggaggggaggtggaTGCTCCCCTCGGGGGAGCCCCGAATGCTTCCCTGAGGAGCCCCCCTCTTGGTTGCTCTTTTCCCTAGCTCTTTGCCGGTGTGTTCAGGATGAGCCGGTTCCTATCTGTCCCCGGCACAAGCCCGTCCCTGCCGAGGGCTCCTGCCCGGATCGCGCTATTGGATGGGTGGCCACCCGCACAAGCCCCCCCAGGGAGCGGCATAAGCCGCAACGCCTGAGCAAGCAGGGGCTGCGTTGCGGGGAGTTGGTCTTAACAAAATCTTTCTATGGGGTTGAGACTGAGTTTCGTAGGCGGCGGACTTCtaccttatttatttatttatctatttatttatttattttccggTTAAACTCTGTGTATTCGCAGGAGATGTATAAGTTCCCTCATCCAAGAACCATGGGTTCGACTGACCCGATCTCCGGTACCCGACCGTCAGGGGTTGGAGCGCTTGTTAAACCATCGTTAGCGGGGAGGGGCCAACTCTTCCTTCTAACACGTCTCAAGCCCAGACCTCGGGGCTGGAGTCTTTGCCACAGCAAGAAAGAATCAGATAATTTCAAACCTTCGATTTACGCCTTCGAATGTTCCCAGCCTCAGAGAGATCTGAGTGCAGCCGGGAAACAAACACCAGGAAAGTGTGCGTGGGACCCGCGGGCGGGCTGGCAGGGTAGAGCAGCTCCTGAAAGTGTTGCACCGTGTCATTTCAGTGCCTGCCCTGAAATACTTTCAAAAAATCGCGGCAAGAATTTCAGCTAAATTTCAttattcttccttcttttcttccttccttcttttcttccttcttttcttccttcttttcttccttcttttcttccttcttttcttccttccttccttccttccttccttccttccttccttccttccttccttccttccttccttccttccttccttccttccttccttccttccttccttctttttctttctttctctttctttctttcttttctttctttctttctttctttctttctttctttctttctttctttctttctttctttctttctttctttctttctttctttctttctttctttctttctttctttctttctttctttctctctctctctttctttctttctttctttctttctttctttctttctttctttctttctttctttctttctttctttctttctttctttctttctttctttctttctttctttctctttctttctttctttctttctttctttctttctttctttctttctttctttctttctttctttctttctttctttctttctttctttctttctttctttctttctttctttctttctctttctttctctttttcttgagCTTTTTGTGCCTCTAATCCTCCTACTCAGTACATAACAATTGCATCAAATCCATACAGACAACTTCACCATTTCTTCTTACTCCTAATAAGTTTTTCTGTTTCGTGTTTCACTAAAGGTTAGGCCTGCTCAATGCCGAAGATTCTGCAATGCTTAATCACATTTTCTAATTCAGTTACATAAAAATTAAGTGAATTAGATTAAAAATGCCTGGAAATTTGTTTCTCGGATGACAGCTGTGACTAAAACCAGAGTTCCTGCAGTAGTCTAATTTCAGGAAATTTTCCCCTTGATACTACATAACTAGAGGTCGAAGAAGCATTTCTGCTCTGGAATGGCAAGAAGAGCACCAATAGCACCGTATTCCACTCGCTTCTCAAATATCCCAGCTAGGACATCTGTGCGTTGTGCTGTATGCACGACCCGGGAAAGTTCGATGGACTTCACCCAAGTCCTTGagaggacaggaggagaaactcatCTGGGTGGCGTAAGGACGCGTCGCTAGGGTGCTGCCCTGGATGCTGATGCCCAGCCTCCCGGCCTGGAGCGCCGAGCCTCGCGGGGAAGGCGGCTCGGGGCTGGAGGGCGCGGGCACCCTGCGGCCAGCGCCGCACCGGGCTTGGGCTTGGTGGGGCCGGAGCGCCGCggctgcctgcagcactttCTCCCCAGCCCCCTCTCCATAGCCCCGCTTCTCGGTCCCTGTCCTCAGCCTATTCAGTTCCCCTTTTGAGCCCCACTCCAGCTGAGGGCTGAGGGAAAATCCCAAACTCTGCTAGCAGCAGGAACCGGAGAAGTTTCCTTTCTGCATGCTTGGGctagagcagcctggagaagggggtCTTGCAGGCGTCCTGCCTGCTGCGGTCCCTGGAAGGGAGGAGTGGAGCTGTACTATATCTAAGGGATGAGTGAAAAACAAGCCTGTAGTCAGTTGCTATGTATGTGCTATTCGTGTGGTTGCACGATGTGCAGAAATGTATATAGACTACACTGCCTAAAAACTTGAGAATCACTGGTAAACCAGtgataccataccataccatactgCATCATGCCATAGCACACCATGTACATCTGGTTTGCCATAGCTTTGTTCCCCTTTTCACAGGTAGTACACTAGATTGGACAAGGGAGTAGTagcatgctgcagggctggctaaAACGGCCTCAGAACTTCTTTAGGAGTGGCGAtattacagaaaacaaaccaaaatgagacagaaacaaaatcccaaaccccaaccctctctATAGCCCCTTTAATTATGTGAGCAATCTTGAGTATATCTAGTGTTATAATATCTAGAAATAATCTATTTTCTCTATTCTATGGACAAGGAACTGAATGATAGGGAGATCTAGTAGATTCCCTCTTTTTACCCAGGAAATCTCCAGCAAAGCTTTGAATTGAGTCCAGATGTCTCAAGCACTTTTCAGTTGCACTAACAATTGGCCACATTTTCGTTCAACAACCTTCTGCACCCACCATCTTTTATTCTTGAATCAAGAGAAACTGAAGAGATGCtacctcttcctttctccttacTCCTTCCTCTCATTTCTCAAGAGGACTTTCATTGAGGGAGGTTGTTTTGGGATGATTGGGAAGGATTTGGAGTGGAATTAAAATtctatcattttttttcttcttcttagttttttttttccctgccctgAAGCTTATATACTTATGTCATTTGGAGGTGTTTTGATAAGAGCAAaccattaaaaggaaaataattctttATAAACAAACAGATGGAGAAAAGCCCTTTTACTGTAAGAGTACTGAGTCCTCTAAGATCTAGGCAGATGAACTGTTTCTGAACATCAGTTTTTACAGTATTCTACTGACAGAAACTCTACCCTTTCAGAAAAGCataatttgggaaaaaaaagatgcttaAGAACTTCTCCAGGACAAAAATTAGATGCAAGCAACTTTGGGGAAGTATTTTTCAGTGGCTGTTGCAGGAATCCTGATGCTTAACAGCTCCACATTTAGTGAACTTTATGTTATCAAATATCGTTTGGTTACTCTTCACTAATTCTTGATGTTCTTTAATGCTCCagttaacaacaacaacaaaaatggattataataataaaatgcCAATATTTGGGAATTTGGGACTAATGGAAAACCAATTAGACAAGACTGCGAAAAGAGCAGAAACTTTATCTCATCTGTTGTATGCAAATTTGTGTGATGTGTATCTAAATCAAGTATTACCTAAAATAGCTCTATCATTGAAGGGAAAGAGACTTGTGAGGTTTTAGCTTTGTTGGCCAGATTTGACTACTATTTTTAACATGTAAAACTCTGTTGAAATTGGTGGgctcaaaaaaacccctcctAAAGCCAAATACTTAGATGAGAGAAATTCTGCTTAGTTTCATGGAAAACCTGCTTAGCATTTGCCAGATATATCAtataattgtatttttaaatgacaaATTGCATCAGCAATAGAAATACAGTttttatttgggaaaaaaataaagagaataaAGAGTTAGCTTAGGACTGAAGTATTATATCAGGAAATGAAACTTCTACTGATTCATGAGCTCTGCCTCACGAATCATTGGGTCTGCAGAATCTCTCTTGTGTATTACAACTTATGTTCCTGTAGATGAGTTCAGAAACTGCCTTTGATCCCATGGCCATATCACATTGATCCATGAGTTTTTAGAGCTTATAGAGCAGATTGATGAAGCACTACTCTTCAGAGGCTAGCCGAACAGCTTTTCCAACTTCCACAAAAGAGATAACAGATGTCAAAAAATGTGTATGAAGagtaaaaaatacaaatacaaagcGATAAACTAACCTGCCTTTCTCTAATCATTTAATAGCATGATTAGCATAATCTCCAATTTCTGCCTTGACCACCCTGTTACATTGTGAGTCCCACTGCTCCATAAGCATTCATATTCctccatatcacagaatcacaggatcacagaacattagtggttggaagggacctccagagatcgtcgAGTCCactccccctgctaaagcaggatcacctgctcGGAAAAAATGGATGAGGTCGAGGTCACTTGGTGAAACTTGTCCCAGCTTCACTCCCTTTGAGGATCTCTCTGAATGCTTCTCAGGAGAAATAAGGAAATAAGCTCATTCTTTTTGGTATGTTTTATTTCAAGAGCACAGTCCCCATTCCATCATACCTTTAGCCTGAGTCAGTTCTGCAGATTCAGGTATGTGCTGGTAAATAGAATAAAACACAGATACGTATTTTGTAGTTGAAAAGTCCTGACTTCCCTACTGCAACAGAAACTTCAGCAGAAGAGTGTTTGTCTCCTCCATTCCAAGACTGTTGGGGGAGTCAAGAAGGTGCAACAGAGGAGCCCTCGTTTCCTCTCTCACTCTTCTTGCAGCATGCTTTCAGGTCACAAGTGCAGATCCTCAGAGTGGAGTCATTAGCTGGGGTAAACTCCTGCAATGAGTTAAACTGTATCAACAAACATACTATTATGTATAATACCTATGCAAGTCCCTCCTGTTCCACGTGGTACCTTTGTGTTATGACTCTGTGTGTGAACAACTTCTAAAATCAGTTTTCAAACTCACTGAAACATTTGGATTATGGCCATGATTCCCAACCGCTATTCCACCTCTTGTATTAGTATGTCTTGACATGTCATTCGTGCAGACATGCTTGATTAAAGCTTCCCAGTGAAGAGCAAAAGGCATGCAACAGAGCTACTGACTCCAGTCAGTactcttaagggtcttttcctcTTGTCTATCATGCCATCTAGGAAAATTTCTATCACTTGGAGTTTAGTTCTGTTTTTTCATAACTCTTGTTCCCTCACCCCAAACTGCAATCTCAGCTTTTCTCAAGGATTCTGAACTAGTTTGGGTTAGACATTTTGTTCTCTTAGTGTTTATGCTGTTTGGTATGTATGTGAACTACTACTTCATGTCCATCTGGTTAAAGGTATGCAGCTGTCCTAGAAGTGTGAATCCAAATTCTTTCTCATTCTTTAGCATGGATGTGATGCATTTGCCATCCCCCTGTCAATTTCAGATCTGTATTCTGTACTCGATCCTCAGGAAGATCCATGACTACACGAGCTTCAGCAGAAGCAATCTCCTTTTCATTCTTCACTGAAGTTGTCTAAATATTTCATTCACTTTAAAATCCGGAAAATCATATGGTAATAGAAAGCTTGTCAGGAGGTACAGTAGTTTCTGGTTCGGTCATGTTGGATATTCAAACTATCTGAAATATGCTCTGTTCCTACCAGCACTgttataatcatagaattatagaatcatagaatcaagaaggttggaagagacctcaaagatcatcgagtccaacctgtcaccctaaacctcatgactatctaaaccatggcaccaagtgccacgtccaatcccctcttgaacacctccagggacggtgactccaccacctccctgggcagcccatcccaatggccaaccactctctctgtgaagaactttctcctcacctccagcctaaacctcccctggcgcagcttgagactgtgtcctcttgttctggtgctggttgcctgggagaagagaccaacccccacctggctacaacctcccttcaggtagttgtagacagcaataaggtctcccctgaacctcctcttctccaggctaaacaatcccagctccctcagcctctcctcacagggcttgtgctcaaggcctctcaccagcctcgttgcccttctctggacatgctccagcaattcaacatctttcctaaactgaggggcccagaactggacacagtactcaaggtgtggcctaaccagtgctgtgtacaggggtacaatgacctccctgctcctgctggccaaactatgcctgatgcaggccaggatgccattggctctcttggccacctgggcacactgctggctcatgttcaggtggctgtcaatcaatacccccaggtccctttctgcctggctgctctccagccactctgaccccagcctgtagctctgcatggggttgttgtggccaaagtgcagcacccggcacttggatttgttgaatgccatcctgttggactctgcccatctgtctagacggtcaaggtccctctgcagaaaccttctaccttctaacagatcaacacctgctcccagcttggtgtcatctgcaaatttactgatgatggactcaatcccctcatccagatcatcaataaagatattgaacaggatggggcccagcactgatccctgggggacaccactagtgacaggctgccagctggatgtggcaccattcaccaccactctctgggcctggccctccagacagttcctaacccagcacagagtgctcctgtccaagccacagcctgacagcttggccaggagtttgctgtgggagacggtgtcaaaggccttgctgaagtccaggtagactacatccacagcctttcctacgtccaccaggctggtcacctgatcatagaaggagatcaggttggtgaggcaggacctgcccttcctaaatccatgctggctgggcctgattccttggccatccttcaggtgcgcagtgattgcccccaagacaatctgctccatgattttccctggcactgaggtcaggctgacaggcctgtagttcccaggttcttctgtccgtcccttcttgtggatgggtgtcacattggccagtttccagtcttctgggacctctccagtgagccaggactggtggaaaatgatggagagaggcttggccagctcatctgccagctctttcagcaccctaggatgaatcccatcatgtcccatggacttgtgaatatccaagtgactcaacaagtctcgaactaattccacatggatttcaggagtacaacactgctccttgaccccatcgaccagctcaggaggccagttatcctgaagtcctcctgccttactgttgaaaatggaggcaaataaggtatttagaatctcagccttctcctcatccttagttacaatgttaccctccacgtccaataaagagtggaggctcttcttgcccctctttttagcattaatatatttataaaaatgctttttgttatccttcatggaagcggccagtttaatttctaactgtgcttttgcctctctaatttttctcctacatggtctaacaacatccttaaacatatcactagttgccccccccccccctttccaaaggcaataaaccctctttttttcccttaaatccttcaggagctgcttgctcatccatgccggtcgtcttccccgccggctcatcttacggcatgtgggaactgccagttcctgtgcctttaggagctcctgtttgaagtaggtccaaccatcctggacccctttcttcttaagggctgttacccagggaactttccgaataactTTCCGAATCCTCAGACTTCAGCAGCAGGTCAGATGATACCTTCATCATCAGCaatgtttctcctcctgcagctacCCCATCTCGATTTCTCTTCTCTGCAAATTTAAGATAACCTCTGTATATTCAAGAATGTACATCTTTAAGATGCTATAGCATTCAGACTCAATCTCTCACTCATTTTCAGCTGAatcatttcttcacagagtttTGAGGGTTTCTACATAAATTGACTTCTCTATATGAAATTCTGTTTTCCATGGTGAACCTTTATCACTTTAATCATATTCTTACATACTAAAGTATGTCTAAGCTAATATCTAATTATTTAAACAGATATTAAGAACAATCTTTCAAACTCGTGTCCCTGGTTTGCCCCCTATGCTTTTGGGCCTGTCTCTTGTACTATGAATGTACCTTATGTATGTGGGTTTGCTTCTACCTGTACAAAAGGAATACAAAAGTGAAATAACCTCCATAATCCCTTCAGATTACCTATTAAAAGTAAAACCCACGTAACA
It encodes:
- the VIP gene encoding VIP peptides isoform X1, producing the protein MEHRGASPRILALALLSALCWRVRALPPRGAAFPPLPRLGNRVSFDGASEPDHAHGSFKSESDILQNTLPENEKFYFDLSRIIDRNARHADGIFTNVYSQLLAKLAVKRYLHSLIRKRVSSQDSPVKRHSDAVFTDNYSRFRKQMAVKKYLNSVLTGKRSQEELNPAKLRDESELLEPSFSENYDSADELLSHLPLDF
- the VIP gene encoding VIP peptides isoform X2; protein product: MEHRGASPRILALALLSALCWRVRALPPRGAAFPPLPRLGNRVSFDGASEPDHAHGSFKSESDILQNTLPENEKFYFDLSRIIDSSQDSPVKRHSDAVFTDNYSRFRKQMAVKKYLNSVLTGKRSQEELNPAKLRDESELLEPSFSENYDSADELLSHLPLDF